A genomic segment from Archangium lipolyticum encodes:
- a CDS encoding MBL fold metallo-hydrolase, whose translation MAVRFKNLDGSGPHPFGTVFKWAVGDKLAGRRRKSPEHAPVRRVEPDLTVLATPPAPGEGARLTWLGHASWLVQLDGVSLLIDPALRDTITGFIRRNVAPGVPMEKLPPIAASLVSHNHYDHLDMPTVLRVGAPVITGLGVAHYFRNGSPPATELDWWGSTKVGPVTVHFVPSQHWSRRSLNDTNETLWGGFVVEGSSARVYHSGDTAYFDGFKEIGQRFPGLDAAMLPIGAYDPGWFMEKQHMNPEQAVQAYEDLGARRFLAMHWGTFKLTDEPLDEPPQRLDAEWNRRQLPREPLHVLAVGESLTVRHDAARRG comes from the coding sequence ATGGCGGTACGATTCAAGAACCTGGACGGCAGTGGCCCGCATCCGTTCGGCACCGTCTTCAAATGGGCCGTCGGAGACAAGCTGGCGGGCAGGCGCCGCAAGAGCCCGGAACACGCCCCGGTGCGCCGCGTGGAGCCGGACCTCACCGTGCTCGCCACTCCGCCCGCGCCCGGCGAGGGCGCGCGCCTGACCTGGCTGGGCCACGCGAGCTGGCTGGTGCAGCTCGACGGCGTATCGCTCCTCATCGACCCCGCGCTGCGCGACACCATCACCGGCTTCATCCGCCGCAACGTGGCCCCGGGCGTCCCGATGGAGAAGCTGCCCCCCATCGCCGCCTCGCTGGTGTCCCACAACCACTACGACCACCTGGACATGCCCACCGTCCTACGCGTGGGCGCACCCGTCATCACGGGGCTCGGGGTGGCGCACTACTTCCGCAACGGCTCGCCTCCGGCCACCGAGCTCGACTGGTGGGGCTCCACGAAGGTAGGCCCGGTGACGGTGCACTTCGTCCCCTCGCAGCACTGGAGCCGCCGGAGCCTCAACGACACCAACGAGACGCTCTGGGGCGGCTTCGTCGTCGAGGGTTCCAGCGCGCGCGTCTACCACTCGGGGGACACCGCGTACTTCGACGGCTTCAAGGAGATAGGCCAGCGCTTCCCCGGGCTGGACGCGGCCATGCTGCCCATTGGCGCGTATGACCCGGGCTGGTTCATGGAGAAGCAACACATGAACCCCGAGCAGGCGGTGCAGGCCTACGAGGACCTCGGGGCGCGGCGATTCCTCGCCATGCACTGGGGCACCTTCAAGCTCACCGACGAGCCCCTGGACGAGCCGCCCCAGCGGCTGGACGCCGAGTGGAACCGCCGCCAGCTTCCGCGCGAGCCGCTCCACGTGCTCGCCGTGGGCGAGAGCCTCACCGTCCGCCACGACGCGGCTCGTCGGGGTTGA
- the sthA gene encoding Si-specific NAD(P)(+) transhydrogenase — MSVRQFDVVVIGSGPGGEGAAMKAAKSGKRVCVVEQQMLVGGACTHTATIPSKALRHAIQRLVDVQTDHPELRVELAHRWKFKDMMRTASSVVSRQVQLRTTFYERNRVELVVGRARFRDANTVEVSEPRGASELLSAKAFVLATGSRPYHPPDLDFRHPRIFDSDTILKLRETPMTMIIYGAGVIGCEYASMFRMLGVKVDLVNTRERLLSFLDDEISDALSYHLREQGVLIRHHEQMERVEAREEGVVLHLKSGKRLKADILLWANGRTGNTQDLGLEDLGIQMDSRGNVQVNDAYQTVVPHIYAVGDVVGIPSLASASYDQGRFAATHIVEGRLEHKLVKDMPTGIYTSPEISSLGRTEQELTRDGVPYEVGHAFFKSLARAQITGRTVGMLKLLFHRETREILGIHCFGDNASEIIHIGQAIMAQEGPGNSIDYFINTTFNYPTMAEAYRVAALNGLNRLF; from the coding sequence ATGAGCGTGCGGCAATTCGACGTCGTGGTGATCGGCTCGGGCCCCGGTGGTGAGGGGGCCGCCATGAAGGCCGCGAAGTCTGGCAAGCGGGTGTGCGTGGTGGAGCAGCAGATGTTGGTGGGAGGCGCCTGCACCCACACCGCCACCATCCCCTCCAAGGCCCTTCGCCACGCCATCCAGCGGCTGGTGGACGTGCAGACCGACCACCCGGAGCTCCGCGTCGAGCTGGCCCACCGCTGGAAGTTCAAGGACATGATGCGGACGGCCTCGTCCGTGGTGTCCCGCCAGGTGCAGTTGCGGACCACCTTCTACGAGCGCAACCGGGTGGAGCTCGTGGTGGGGCGGGCGCGCTTCCGGGACGCCAACACGGTCGAGGTCAGCGAGCCTCGGGGCGCCAGTGAGCTGCTCTCCGCCAAGGCCTTCGTGCTGGCCACCGGCTCGCGGCCCTACCACCCGCCGGACCTGGACTTCCGCCACCCGCGCATCTTCGACTCGGACACCATCCTCAAGCTGCGCGAGACGCCGATGACGATGATCATCTACGGCGCGGGCGTCATCGGCTGCGAGTACGCCTCCATGTTTCGCATGCTGGGCGTGAAGGTGGACCTGGTGAACACGCGCGAGCGGCTCCTGTCCTTCCTGGACGATGAGATCTCTGACGCGCTCTCCTACCACCTGCGCGAGCAGGGCGTGCTCATCCGCCACCACGAGCAGATGGAGCGGGTGGAGGCTCGCGAGGAAGGCGTGGTGCTGCACCTCAAGAGCGGCAAGCGGCTCAAGGCGGACATCCTCCTGTGGGCCAACGGACGCACCGGCAACACCCAGGACCTGGGGCTCGAGGACCTGGGCATCCAGATGGACTCGCGCGGCAACGTGCAGGTGAACGACGCGTACCAGACGGTCGTTCCGCACATCTACGCCGTGGGAGACGTGGTGGGCATTCCGTCGCTGGCGAGCGCCTCGTACGACCAGGGCCGCTTCGCGGCCACGCACATCGTCGAGGGGCGGTTGGAGCACAAGCTGGTGAAGGACATGCCCACCGGCATCTACACCAGCCCGGAGATCAGCAGCCTGGGCCGCACCGAGCAGGAGCTCACGCGCGACGGCGTGCCCTACGAGGTGGGACACGCCTTCTTCAAGAGCCTGGCGCGCGCGCAGATTACCGGCCGCACGGTGGGGATGCTCAAGCTGCTCTTCCACCGCGAGACGCGGGAGATCCTCGGCATCCACTGTTTCGGGGACAACGCGTCGGAGATCATCCACATCGGCCAGGCCATCATGGCGCAGGAGGGGCCGGGCAACTCCATCGACTACTTCATCAACACCACCTTCAATTATCCCACCATGGCCGAGGCCTACCGGGTGGCCGCCCTCAACGGCCTCAACCGGCTGTTCTGA
- a CDS encoding RNA polymerase sigma factor → MLNPGVVEALVGNHRRFLSFLESRVGSRALAEELLQSAYVRTLEKGGDLQEGEGAVAWFYRLLRNALVDHYRRNAAEGRALEREAREASEVGEDPELTQTVCACIHDLLPALKPEYAEMVRQVDLEGRSVPEVARESGITANNAGVRLHRARQALKKQLERSCGTCAAHGCLDCTCGRPGGGCETPV, encoded by the coding sequence ATGTTGAATCCAGGGGTCGTGGAGGCGCTGGTGGGAAATCACCGGCGCTTCTTGAGCTTCCTCGAGAGCCGGGTGGGCAGCCGGGCGCTCGCCGAGGAACTGCTGCAGTCCGCCTATGTGCGGACGCTGGAGAAGGGCGGTGACCTCCAGGAGGGCGAGGGGGCGGTGGCGTGGTTCTACCGGCTGCTGCGCAATGCGCTGGTGGACCACTACCGCCGGAACGCCGCCGAGGGCCGTGCGCTGGAGCGGGAGGCTCGCGAGGCCTCCGAGGTGGGTGAGGATCCGGAGCTGACGCAAACGGTTTGCGCGTGCATCCATGACCTGCTGCCCGCGCTGAAGCCCGAGTACGCCGAGATGGTGCGTCAGGTGGACCTCGAGGGGCGGAGCGTTCCCGAGGTGGCGCGGGAGTCGGGCATCACCGCGAACAACGCGGGGGTGCGGCTCCACCGGGCGCGCCAGGCACTGAAGAAGCAGTTGGAGCGGAGCTGCGGCACGTGCGCGGCGCACGGGTGCCTGGACTGCACCTGTGGAAGGCCGGGCGGGGGCTGCGAGACACCCGTCTGA
- a CDS encoding heavy metal translocating P-type ATPase — translation MAHEHTHSHDPHAAHSHGPPPEASGKVLDPVCGMTVDPANAKGGSHVHKGATYHFCNPKCRERFAAEPEKYLPKDPVCGMSVNPNAPKGGTHVHEGKTYYFCNPKCRERFAAEPVKFLEAKGEPEPVEAPPGTMWICPMDPEVRQDHPGACPKCGMALEPEQPVMMTARTEWVCPMHPEVVQDHPGTCPKCGMALEPRTVLPEEQPDPELLSMTRRFWVGVVLSLPLLFLGMSEMIPGQPVQRAFDARLLAWVQFALATPVVLWGGWPFFERGWASVKNRHLNMFTLIAIGTGAAYLFSVFATVAPGLLPHAFTGHGGAAPVYYEAAATITTLVLLGQVLELRARRATSGALRALLSLAPAVARRIHADGREEDVSLEQVKVGDSLRVRPGEKVPVDGVVLEGESAVDESMVTGESIPVEKVPGARVTGGTVNGTGSLVMKAERVGRDTLLSRIVQRVGEAQRSRAPIQRLADKVAGVFVPAVIAVSVVTFLVWAFVGPEPRLAHALVNAVAVLIIACPCALGLATPMSVVVGTGKGAGVGVLIRDAEALELLEKVDTLVVDKTGTLTEGKPKLVSVVAAEGVDEARLLRLAASLERGSEHPLAAAVVAGAEERGAVLVGAQGFRSVTGKGVTGRVDGAEVALGNVALFESLGVDAGGLRPRAEELRREGQTVMYVAVDGKPAGLLGVADPVKSTTKEALTTLHREGVRVVMLTGDSRTTAEAVARQLGIDEVVAEVLPEGKGDVVKRLQAEGRTVAMAGDGVNDAPALAQADVGIAMGTGTDIAMESAAVTLVKGDLRGIARARKLSRGTLGNIRQNLFFAFIYNTMGVPIAAGVLYPFFGLLLSPMLAAAAMSLSSVSVIGNALRLRKLDL, via the coding sequence ATGGCCCACGAGCACACCCATTCGCACGACCCCCATGCCGCCCACTCGCACGGCCCGCCCCCCGAGGCCTCGGGCAAGGTGCTGGACCCGGTCTGCGGCATGACCGTCGACCCCGCGAACGCCAAGGGTGGCAGCCACGTCCACAAGGGCGCGACCTACCACTTCTGCAACCCGAAGTGCCGGGAGCGTTTCGCCGCCGAGCCCGAGAAGTACCTCCCGAAGGACCCGGTGTGCGGGATGTCGGTGAACCCGAACGCCCCCAAGGGCGGCACCCACGTCCACGAGGGGAAGACGTACTACTTCTGCAACCCGAAGTGCCGGGAGCGCTTCGCCGCCGAGCCCGTGAAGTTCCTCGAGGCGAAGGGGGAGCCGGAGCCGGTGGAGGCTCCGCCGGGCACGATGTGGATCTGCCCGATGGACCCCGAGGTCCGCCAGGACCACCCGGGCGCGTGCCCCAAGTGCGGCATGGCGCTGGAGCCGGAGCAGCCGGTGATGATGACGGCGCGCACCGAGTGGGTGTGCCCGATGCACCCGGAGGTGGTGCAGGACCATCCGGGCACCTGCCCCAAGTGCGGCATGGCGCTGGAGCCGCGCACGGTGCTGCCCGAGGAGCAACCGGACCCGGAGCTGCTGAGCATGACGCGGCGGTTCTGGGTGGGCGTGGTCCTCTCGTTGCCGCTGCTCTTCCTGGGCATGTCGGAGATGATTCCGGGCCAGCCGGTGCAGCGCGCCTTCGATGCGAGGCTGCTGGCGTGGGTGCAGTTCGCGCTGGCGACGCCGGTGGTGCTCTGGGGTGGCTGGCCCTTCTTCGAGCGTGGGTGGGCGTCGGTGAAGAACCGGCACCTCAACATGTTCACGCTCATCGCCATCGGGACGGGGGCGGCGTACCTCTTCAGCGTCTTCGCCACGGTGGCGCCGGGGCTGCTGCCGCATGCCTTCACGGGCCATGGCGGCGCGGCGCCCGTGTACTACGAGGCGGCGGCGACCATCACCACGCTGGTGCTGCTCGGACAGGTGCTGGAGCTGCGCGCCCGGCGTGCCACCTCGGGAGCGCTGCGCGCGTTGCTCAGCCTCGCCCCGGCGGTGGCCCGGCGCATCCACGCGGACGGCCGGGAGGAGGACGTCTCGCTGGAGCAGGTGAAGGTGGGGGACTCGCTGCGCGTGCGCCCCGGCGAGAAGGTGCCGGTGGACGGCGTGGTGCTGGAGGGCGAGAGCGCGGTGGACGAGTCCATGGTGACGGGTGAGTCCATCCCGGTGGAGAAGGTGCCCGGGGCGCGCGTCACCGGAGGCACGGTCAACGGGACGGGCAGCCTGGTGATGAAGGCCGAGCGGGTGGGGCGGGACACGCTGCTGTCGCGCATCGTGCAGCGGGTGGGCGAGGCCCAGCGCTCGCGTGCGCCGATTCAACGGCTGGCGGACAAGGTGGCCGGGGTGTTCGTGCCGGCGGTCATCGCGGTGTCGGTGGTGACGTTCCTCGTGTGGGCCTTCGTCGGCCCGGAGCCGCGGCTGGCGCACGCGCTGGTGAACGCGGTGGCGGTGCTCATCATCGCCTGCCCGTGCGCGCTGGGACTGGCGACGCCGATGTCGGTGGTGGTGGGGACGGGCAAGGGGGCCGGGGTGGGGGTGCTCATCCGGGACGCGGAGGCGCTGGAGCTGCTGGAGAAGGTGGACACGCTGGTGGTGGACAAGACGGGGACGCTGACGGAGGGCAAGCCGAAGCTGGTGTCGGTGGTGGCGGCGGAGGGCGTGGACGAGGCGCGGCTGCTGCGGCTGGCGGCGAGCCTGGAGCGGGGCAGCGAGCACCCGCTGGCGGCGGCGGTGGTGGCGGGGGCGGAGGAGCGCGGTGCGGTGCTGGTGGGGGCGCAGGGATTCCGCTCGGTGACGGGCAAGGGCGTGACGGGGCGGGTGGACGGTGCGGAGGTGGCGCTGGGCAACGTGGCGCTGTTCGAGTCGCTGGGGGTGGACGCTGGGGGGCTGCGGCCTCGGGCGGAGGAGCTGCGGCGCGAGGGGCAGACGGTGATGTACGTGGCGGTGGACGGGAAACCGGCGGGGTTGCTCGGGGTGGCGGACCCGGTGAAGAGCACCACGAAGGAGGCGCTGACCACGCTGCACCGGGAGGGAGTGCGGGTGGTGATGCTGACGGGGGACAGCCGCACGACGGCGGAGGCGGTGGCGCGCCAGCTGGGCATCGACGAGGTGGTGGCGGAGGTGCTGCCCGAGGGGAAGGGCGATGTGGTGAAGCGGCTTCAGGCCGAGGGCCGGACGGTGGCGATGGCGGGTGACGGGGTGAACGATGCACCGGCGCTGGCGCAGGCGGACGTGGGGATCGCGATGGGGACGGGGACGGACATCGCGATGGAGAGCGCGGCGGTGACGCTGGTGAAGGGGGACCTGAGGGGAATCGCGAGGGCGAGGAAGCTGAGCCGGGGGACGCTGGGGAACATCCGGCAGAACCTCTTCTTCGCCTTCATCTACAACACGATGGGAGTGCCGATCGCGGCGGGGGTGCTGTACCCGTTCTTCGGGCTGTTGCTGAGCCCGATGTTGGCGGCGGCGGCGATGAGTCTCTCGTCGGTGTCGGTGATCGGCAACGCGCTGCGCCTGCGCAAGCTGGACCTGTAG
- a CDS encoding aromatic ring-hydroxylating oxygenase subunit alpha, which produces MFSSREEGRASGAPSGLVSVVRLPQSWFILCTSRELGRKPLARMLQGTPLVLFRTETGKPAALVDRCPHRNVPLSMGRVVGGQLQCGYHGWRFDGAGQCRAIPGLIGEPGAKSRCSTWHATREQEGFVWVYSTPGVEPTHEPYRFPLLDAHGYSTVRRTLRAKGSLHALLENTLDVPHTAFLHGGLFRTEKKRAEIDVVVRRGADRVEAEYIGEPRPEGVAGKLLAPGGGVVQHFDRFLLPSIAQVEYRLGDDSHLLVTSAMTPADDWDTWVYAVVTFRMPLPHWLVKPFITPVALHIFGQDARILERQTETIRRFGSETFASTEVDVLGPPILRLLRQAEREKAATSAEVQETRLKMQV; this is translated from the coding sequence ATGTTCTCTTCTCGTGAAGAAGGGCGCGCTTCCGGAGCGCCCTCGGGACTGGTCTCGGTGGTCCGGCTCCCGCAGAGCTGGTTCATCCTCTGCACCTCGCGCGAGCTGGGCCGCAAGCCGCTCGCGCGCATGCTGCAGGGCACGCCGCTGGTGCTCTTCCGGACCGAGACGGGCAAGCCGGCGGCGCTGGTGGATCGCTGCCCGCACCGCAACGTGCCGCTGTCGATGGGGCGCGTGGTGGGGGGCCAGTTGCAGTGCGGCTACCACGGCTGGCGCTTCGACGGAGCGGGCCAGTGCCGGGCCATTCCCGGCCTCATTGGCGAGCCCGGGGCGAAGTCCCGCTGCTCCACCTGGCACGCGACGCGAGAGCAGGAGGGCTTCGTCTGGGTGTACTCCACCCCTGGTGTCGAGCCCACGCACGAGCCCTACCGCTTCCCGCTGCTGGACGCCCACGGCTACAGCACGGTGCGCCGCACGCTGAGGGCGAAGGGCTCGCTGCATGCGTTGCTGGAGAACACGCTCGACGTGCCGCACACGGCCTTCCTGCACGGGGGCCTGTTCCGCACGGAGAAGAAGCGCGCCGAAATCGACGTCGTGGTGCGCCGGGGCGCGGACCGGGTGGAGGCCGAGTACATCGGCGAGCCGCGTCCGGAGGGAGTAGCGGGCAAGCTGCTGGCGCCTGGGGGCGGCGTGGTGCAGCACTTCGACCGCTTCCTGCTGCCGTCCATCGCGCAGGTGGAGTACCGCCTCGGGGACGACAGCCACCTGCTCGTCACCTCGGCGATGACGCCGGCGGACGACTGGGACACATGGGTGTACGCGGTCGTCACCTTCCGCATGCCCCTGCCGCACTGGCTGGTGAAGCCCTTCATCACGCCGGTGGCCCTGCACATCTTCGGGCAGGACGCGCGCATCCTCGAGCGCCAGACGGAGACCATCCGCCGCTTCGGCTCGGAGACGTTCGCCTCCACCGAGGTGGACGTGCTGGGCCCGCCCATCCTGCGCCTGCTGCGCCAGGCCGAGCGCGAGAAGGCGGCCACCTCGGCGGAGGTTCAGGAGACGCGGCTGAAGATGCAGGTGTGA
- a CDS encoding DUF2378 family protein produces MPSSVLANEKLLFAQSVDALFVRALGPHLTREGRRRLKELGLDLNEPLRPAYPLEQWKSFLRVAASDVFPAASPREAWFNLGERYLQGYRQTAQGRASMALVTRLGPRPTLERVPHNVRAGNNFNEVRVEELGTHAATLWMKDVTADNPFFACGFLSETLRSAGAGDISVDPVAFDGTAATFRLTWTHAATRAAAVGLTRR; encoded by the coding sequence ATGCCCTCCTCAGTGCTGGCCAATGAGAAACTGCTCTTCGCCCAGTCCGTGGATGCCCTCTTCGTGCGAGCCCTGGGGCCGCACCTGACGCGGGAGGGTCGGCGCCGGTTGAAGGAGCTGGGCCTGGACCTGAACGAGCCGCTGCGGCCGGCCTACCCGCTGGAGCAGTGGAAGTCCTTCCTGCGCGTGGCGGCGAGCGACGTGTTCCCGGCGGCCTCGCCGCGGGAGGCGTGGTTCAACCTGGGCGAGCGCTACCTGCAGGGCTACCGGCAGACGGCGCAGGGGCGGGCGAGCATGGCGCTCGTGACGCGGCTGGGGCCGCGGCCCACGCTGGAGCGCGTGCCGCACAACGTGCGCGCGGGCAACAACTTCAACGAGGTGCGGGTGGAGGAACTGGGCACCCACGCGGCCACGCTGTGGATGAAGGACGTGACCGCGGACAATCCCTTCTTCGCCTGTGGCTTCCTCTCCGAGACGCTGCGCTCGGCGGGAGCGGGTGACATCTCGGTGGACCCGGTGGCCTTCGACGGCACGGCGGCCACCTTCCGCCTCACGTGGACCCACGCGGCCACCCGTGCGGCGGCCGTGGGGCTGACGCGGCGCTGA
- a CDS encoding zinc-dependent alcohol dehydrogenase translates to MKAVCWTGVNDVRVETVPDPSLLNPRDAIVKVRATTICGSDLHLYDGYIPSVLKGDILGHEFMGEIVEVGSKVKHLKPGDRVIVPSVISCGDCAWCKKGQFSLCDNSNPKPAMAEKMWGHATCGIFGYSHLMGGYAGSHAEYIRVPFADVGPRKVPDGLSDEQALFISDAFPTGFMGADLCNIQHGDTVAVWGCGAVGLFAMKSAWLLGAGRVIAIDRLPDRLAVAREHCQAEVLDYTKVNIPEALKELTGGQGPDACIDAVGMEAHEVGYEGAYDRVKQAMRLETERPYVLREAIQACRKGGIVSIMGVYGALVDKFPMGAAMNKGLTLRMGQMHAQRYLDRLIGHVERGEVDPSFVATHRMALDEAPRAYDMFKKKKDHCLRVVLTA, encoded by the coding sequence ATGAAGGCCGTGTGCTGGACGGGTGTGAACGACGTGCGGGTGGAGACGGTCCCAGATCCCTCGCTCCTCAATCCTCGGGACGCCATCGTGAAGGTGCGGGCCACCACCATCTGCGGCTCCGACCTGCACCTCTACGACGGCTACATCCCCTCGGTGCTCAAGGGCGACATCCTCGGCCATGAGTTCATGGGGGAGATCGTCGAGGTCGGCAGCAAGGTGAAGCACCTCAAGCCGGGAGACCGCGTCATCGTCCCCTCGGTCATCAGCTGTGGTGACTGCGCCTGGTGCAAGAAGGGCCAGTTCTCCCTCTGTGACAACTCCAACCCCAAGCCAGCCATGGCGGAGAAGATGTGGGGGCACGCCACGTGCGGCATCTTCGGCTACTCGCACCTCATGGGCGGCTACGCGGGCAGCCACGCCGAGTACATCCGCGTGCCCTTCGCCGACGTGGGGCCTCGCAAGGTGCCGGACGGGCTCAGCGACGAGCAGGCCCTCTTCATCTCCGATGCCTTCCCCACCGGCTTCATGGGTGCCGACCTCTGCAACATCCAGCACGGCGACACCGTGGCCGTGTGGGGCTGCGGCGCGGTGGGCCTCTTCGCCATGAAGAGCGCCTGGCTGCTGGGTGCCGGGCGCGTCATCGCCATCGACCGGCTGCCGGACCGGCTCGCCGTGGCGCGCGAGCACTGCCAGGCCGAGGTGCTCGACTACACCAAGGTCAACATCCCCGAGGCCCTCAAGGAGCTCACCGGCGGCCAGGGCCCGGATGCGTGCATCGACGCGGTGGGCATGGAGGCCCACGAGGTCGGGTACGAGGGCGCCTATGACCGGGTGAAGCAGGCCATGCGGCTGGAGACGGAGCGCCCCTACGTGCTGCGCGAGGCCATCCAGGCCTGCCGCAAGGGTGGCATCGTCTCCATCATGGGCGTGTACGGCGCCCTGGTGGACAAGTTCCCCATGGGCGCGGCGATGAACAAGGGCCTCACGCTGCGCATGGGGCAGATGCATGCCCAGCGCTACCTGGACCGGCTCATCGGCCACGTGGAACGCGGCGAGGTGGACCCCTCCTTCGTGGCCACGCACCGGATGGCGCTCGACGAGGCCCCCCGGGCGTACGACATGTTCAAGAAGAAGAAGGACCACTGCCTGCGCGTGGTCCTCACCGCGTAG
- a CDS encoding SRPBCC family protein, with product MMLQESELISTRGAHKPQLDPSLQHGTKGVNVSPGERLISLVVGLGCVGYGLRRRTVPAILLAVVGGSLVHRGLTGRSRALALMGMTEVPGEKPGVAFELSTTILKPRQELYQAWRDFEKHPRFIPHLLSVRNLENDKSHWVYQGPAGSVVEWESRVTEDRPGERIVWRTMPGSVIQHTGTVRFEDAPAGRGTVVHLELRYHVPGGRAAAVVAKLLGDEPKQHLSRGLRQFKQLMETGEVATVDSQPHGHRSGLGRTLAPRS from the coding sequence ATGATGCTGCAGGAAAGCGAACTGATTTCGACCCGGGGGGCCCACAAGCCCCAGCTCGACCCCTCGCTCCAACACGGCACCAAGGGGGTGAACGTCAGCCCCGGAGAGCGGCTCATCTCCCTCGTCGTGGGACTCGGCTGTGTGGGCTATGGGCTGCGGCGCCGCACCGTGCCGGCCATCCTCCTCGCCGTGGTGGGCGGCTCGCTCGTGCACCGGGGACTGACGGGACGCAGCCGCGCGCTCGCCCTCATGGGCATGACGGAGGTGCCGGGCGAGAAGCCGGGTGTCGCCTTCGAGCTGAGCACCACCATCCTCAAGCCCCGCCAGGAGCTGTACCAGGCGTGGCGCGACTTCGAGAAGCACCCGCGCTTCATCCCCCACCTGCTCTCCGTGCGGAACCTGGAGAACGACAAGAGTCACTGGGTGTACCAGGGGCCCGCGGGCTCCGTCGTCGAGTGGGAGTCCCGCGTGACGGAGGACCGGCCCGGCGAGCGCATCGTCTGGCGCACCATGCCCGGCTCCGTGATTCAACACACCGGCACCGTCCGCTTCGAGGACGCACCGGCCGGCCGTGGCACCGTGGTGCACCTCGAGCTGCGCTACCACGTGCCCGGAGGCCGGGCGGCCGCGGTGGTGGCGAAGCTGCTCGGCGATGAGCCCAAGCAGCATCTCTCCCGAGGTCTGCGTCAGTTCAAGCAGCTGATGGAGACGGGCGAGGTGGCCACCGTCGACTCCCAGCCCCACGGCCACCGCTCCGGGTTGGGCCGGACGCTGGCGCCGCGCTCCTGA
- a CDS encoding PAS domain-containing protein, with protein sequence MFPPSSRYAIEAINPDGFLALRPEGGVEGAPEDFLCEYANPASEALLEENLIGRRLLARRPELVEAVKTWGQVLATGVTGTHLLALGRGLDARRVMARAARVEEGLLAVWLSDVTDTERFVSETAAFEEKVLSFMECMPDPFLAFDRQCRFVYVNRAAERLLGKRRQLLVGRNLWQEYAEEPGSMLRSQVQRALATGAPVDFEERFNGLHLEVTAVPSDSGVLVYLRDVTSHHRTSDAARRASALFNAVLQGATDAIYTKDLQGRYTRINTAGARLIGKPAEAIIGRTDAELWSPEAARATLSHDREVLAFRQTFTYEESDSEPGPVKRVWLSTKGVLRDEAGVVFGLFGISRDITDLKLLEEALRQNEARVLEALSAASLTLWDLRLPERRLRWERGAAASFALKSLAPEEPMESFLSRVHPDDQPGVSEALARCATGLGEVSLTYRVLAPDGSERRHSLRTRASADAQGQLRVLGVLEDLSGRTPALSVEVDPRADVAPAPSGLRRPRNVSRVAMGEPALHGQRTSLVLQEQVSEAERGERNAVGLIGSAAQGDG encoded by the coding sequence ATGTTTCCCCCCAGCAGCCGCTACGCCATCGAGGCGATCAACCCGGATGGGTTCCTCGCCCTTCGCCCGGAAGGCGGCGTGGAGGGCGCTCCCGAGGACTTCCTCTGCGAGTACGCGAACCCGGCCTCCGAGGCGCTGCTCGAGGAGAACCTGATCGGCCGGCGGTTGCTGGCACGGCGGCCGGAGCTCGTCGAGGCGGTGAAGACCTGGGGCCAGGTGCTCGCCACGGGCGTGACGGGCACGCACCTGCTCGCGCTGGGCCGGGGTCTGGACGCGCGCCGGGTGATGGCCCGGGCCGCGCGCGTGGAGGAAGGACTGCTGGCGGTGTGGCTGTCGGACGTGACGGACACCGAGCGCTTCGTGAGCGAGACCGCCGCCTTCGAGGAGAAGGTGCTCTCCTTCATGGAGTGCATGCCGGACCCGTTCCTCGCCTTCGACCGGCAGTGCCGCTTCGTCTACGTCAACCGGGCCGCGGAGCGGCTGCTGGGCAAGCGGCGCCAGCTCCTCGTGGGCCGCAACCTCTGGCAGGAGTACGCCGAGGAGCCCGGCTCGATGCTGCGCTCCCAGGTGCAGCGCGCGCTGGCCACGGGCGCCCCCGTGGACTTCGAGGAGCGCTTCAACGGCCTCCACCTGGAGGTGACGGCGGTGCCCTCGGACAGCGGGGTGCTCGTCTACCTGCGCGACGTCACCTCGCACCACCGGACCTCGGATGCCGCCCGGCGCGCCAGCGCCCTCTTCAACGCGGTGCTGCAGGGCGCCACGGACGCCATCTACACCAAGGACCTCCAGGGCCGGTACACCCGCATCAACACCGCCGGGGCCCGGCTCATCGGCAAGCCCGCCGAGGCCATCATCGGCCGCACCGACGCCGAGCTGTGGTCGCCCGAGGCGGCCCGCGCAACCCTCTCCCATGACCGCGAGGTGCTCGCCTTCCGGCAGACCTTCACCTACGAGGAGTCGGATTCGGAGCCCGGGCCGGTCAAGCGGGTGTGGTTGTCCACCAAGGGCGTACTGCGCGACGAGGCCGGTGTGGTGTTCGGCCTCTTCGGCATCTCGCGCGACATCACGGACCTGAAGCTGCTCGAGGAGGCGCTGCGGCAGAACGAGGCGCGCGTGCTGGAGGCGCTGTCGGCCGCGTCGCTGACGCTGTGGGACCTGCGGCTGCCGGAGCGGCGCCTGCGCTGGGAACGTGGAGCCGCCGCTTCCTTCGCGCTCAAGTCGCTCGCCCCAGAGGAGCCGATGGAGTCCTTCCTCTCCCGCGTCCACCCGGACGACCAGCCGGGGGTGTCCGAGGCCCTCGCGCGCTGCGCCACGGGTTTGGGGGAGGTGTCCCTGACGTACCGGGTGCTGGCACCAGATGGCTCCGAACGGCGGCACTCACTCCGGACCCGGGCGAGTGCCGACGCCCAGGGGCAGCTCCGCGTGCTGGGTGTGCTGGAGGACCTGTCGGGGCGGACTCCCGCCTTGAGCGTCGAGGTGGATCCTCGCGCGGACGTGGCTCCCGCGCCCTCGGGCCTCCGCCGCCCCCGGAATGTCTCGCGCGTGGCGATGGGTGAGCCTGCCCTCCACGGACAACGGACCAGTCTCGTGCTGCAAGAGCAGGTTTCCGAGGCAGAACGCGGCGAGCGGAACGCGGTGGGGTTGATCGGCAGCGCCGCACAGGGTGACGGCTAG